From Bacteroidales bacterium, one genomic window encodes:
- a CDS encoding glycoside hydrolase family 130 protein, translating into MVKRHPNNPVIKPSMVKPSTEGYNVLGAFNPGATVYNGQIILLMRVAENCIEEEGYISIPYYDFENKDGEARILKIRKNDPEVELKDTRGVLYKNRDYLSTVSHIRIARSNDGINFVIDDKPFIYPTLEIECFGVEDARVSKIGDTYYINYTVVSGDGYSTMLAATKDFKTIERKGIIFPPLNKDVAIFEEKVNNKFIALHRPHNQGFGLPSIWYAESPDLLHWGNNKPILRPDGTSFESHKVGGGAPPIKTKEGWLVIYHGKGDDSMYSLRLILLDLNDPSKILKRGKHPILVPVEPYEKKGFFGNVVFTNGTVVKPNGDVFIYYGACDDTVCLATSTVDELLESLKE; encoded by the coding sequence ATGGTAAAAAGACATCCGAATAATCCAGTTATCAAGCCTTCAATGGTTAAACCATCAACAGAAGGATATAATGTGTTAGGGGCTTTCAATCCCGGGGCAACTGTTTATAATGGTCAGATAATATTGTTAATGCGAGTTGCAGAGAATTGCATTGAAGAAGAAGGCTATATTTCTATTCCTTATTATGATTTTGAAAATAAGGATGGAGAAGCAAGAATTCTAAAAATTCGAAAAAACGACCCTGAAGTTGAGTTAAAAGATACCCGCGGAGTTCTTTACAAAAATAGAGATTATCTTTCAACTGTAAGTCATATAAGAATAGCAAGAAGCAATGACGGAATTAATTTTGTGATTGATGATAAACCTTTTATTTATCCCACACTTGAAATTGAATGTTTCGGAGTTGAAGATGCACGAGTATCAAAAATCGGTGATACTTATTACATAAATTATACTGTTGTATCGGGTGATGGATATTCCACAATGTTGGCAGCTACAAAAGATTTTAAAACTATTGAACGCAAAGGAATTATTTTCCCGCCACTGAACAAGGATGTAGCAATATTCGAGGAAAAGGTAAATAATAAATTTATTGCCCTTCATCGTCCACATAATCAGGGCTTTGGATTGCCATCAATATGGTATGCCGAATCTCCCGATTTATTACACTGGGGAAATAATAAGCCAATTTTACGCCCCGATGGTACAAGTTTCGAAAGCCATAAAGTAGGTGGCGGAGCTCCTCCTATAAAAACAAAAGAAGGTTGGCTGGTCATATATCACGGAAAAGGTGATGACAGCATGTATTCTTTAAGATTGATCTTACTTGATCTAAACGACCCTTCAAAAATTCTTAAACGTGGAAAACATCCTATATTAGTGCCTGTAGAACCTTATGAAAAGAAAGGTTTTTTTGGAAATGTTGTATTTACAAACGGTACTGTTGTTAAACCTAATGGCGATGTTTTTATTTATTACGGTGCTTGTGATGATACTGTTTGTCTTGCTACCTCAACAGTTGATGAATTGCTTGAAAGCTTGAAAGAGTAA
- a CDS encoding nucleotidyltransferase domain-containing protein codes for MQQILENQKKNLNMICQSLKVKRLYAFGSVVTENFRKNSDIDFLISFEDDISFEEYTNNYFLLHYKLEELFHRKIDIVTERTLSNPYFIDSINETKKLIYEA; via the coding sequence ATGCAACAAATTCTTGAAAATCAGAAGAAAAACTTAAATATGATTTGTCAATCTCTTAAAGTGAAAAGATTATATGCTTTTGGTTCTGTTGTAACTGAAAATTTTAGAAAAAACAGTGATATTGATTTTTTAATTTCATTTGAAGACGATATTTCATTTGAAGAATACACAAATAATTATTTCTTACTTCATTACAAATTGGAAGAATTGTTTCATCGTAAGATTGACATTGTTACTGAACGAACTTTATCAAATCCGTATTTTATTGATAGTATAAACGAAACAAAAAAATTGATTTATGAGGCGTGA
- a CDS encoding DUF86 domain-containing protein: MRREIKKHLYDIKISIESINDYLGENKNFFEYQNNKLLRRGVEREIEIIGEAMNRILKLDSNFQIENAKQIVDTRNWVIHGYDKVDVIEYMIGLYISCFLEKTN, from the coding sequence ATGAGGCGTGAAATAAAAAAGCACCTTTATGATATTAAGATTTCAATAGAATCAATAAATGATTACTTGGGAGAAAACAAAAACTTCTTTGAATATCAGAATAATAAATTACTTCGCAGAGGGGTTGAAAGAGAAATTGAGATAATTGGAGAAGCTATGAATCGGATTTTAAAGTTAGATTCTAATTTTCAGATAGAGAATGCCAAACAAATTGTTGATACAAGAAATTGGGTTATTCATGGTTATGATAAGGTTGATGTTATTGAATATATGATTGGGTTATACATAAGCTGTTTTTTGGAAAAAACGAATTAA